aatactctgtacaaggtttttacggaaaaaaatataaagaaaatctctacgctaaggcggtacgaagttcgccgggtcagctagtagtcTATAATAATAAGAATTAACCCTAATTCGTATTAACAAGCAACTTGACCTTCTCTCTCATTAATATAGATTCTACACATACGAGTACGATAGATATTTATGCAAATGGCATAGTTGCTAATTGACACAATTATCACACTGATATGCGTCACAAACCGGTTTAACCTACGACACCGCAGGGAGTGCTGTTTACGTGTGACACATAGGTATATTATTACATACCTTAgttaaggcctattcaaacctgagcgatattcgctgccgctgtgggtagaggtacataccgcgcgggtttcgctcaggtatttagtatcaagtatcgcggctagagcgacctgagcgatattcgctgctgctgtgggtagaggtacataccacgcgggtttcgctcaggtatttagtatcaagtaccgcggctagagcgttctctgccgcagacggtagcgaataccgcttaggtctgaacagtattattaccgcatacccactgggttttctctgccgcagacggtagcgaataccgcttaggtctgaataggcctttagaCCGTTTTCTGAATTGTCGGCGCGGAAGCGTCATGACATCAGCACGCTCGGCATACGTGGTACCAAAAGTTTACAGAGCGCGGCACAGACTCAATCAGGAACGCTCCATAGAAATATAGGCGCTCGGTAAGCTTTTCGGTACCGCGTATGCCGAGCGTGCTGATGTCATGCCGCTGCCAAGCCGACAAGTCAGAAAACGGCCTAAGTTAACCACAGACTACAGACTTtgtgtcggccgatagttgggtttgggtcgggctgttgatcagtctggacatgtatgaaagtgcgcacattgcaCCGATTTGATAtctgccgattcttcatacaaattagaatcgggcccaattaacggccaactaaaagtcggtgggcTGCGCCTAggctattaattaaaatataattcaaCCTTTATGGGGTGAAtcaaaatataggttcaatcaCTTCTTCACATAGTCCCATGTCGTTTACCTACTTATAAGTGAGGTTAAAGAAAATACGCAAGTAAGTGTTAAACAGTAGATGCAAGAAgttttaataaatcaaaaattataacataatgttGCATTATCTTTTAAGTAAATGATCTTAAATTAATGCAGCTCTACTGTTTACAAGGCTTCCCAGTGATAAATATgccctactagcttttgcccgcggcttcacccgcgtgaaatttagtttgtcacagatcgtcataaattcctaagtaggtaggtatatgttattctgggttataaacattaatactgtaaagtttcgtcaaaatccattcagtagtttttgcgtgaaagagtaacaaacatccagacatcccgacatccagacatccaaactttcgcatttaaaatattagtaccCATAAGTTGAGAGCGAAACAAAACGTAGTTTCATGGTGAAAGTCATATTGTATAGCATGACCTTTCTGTATACAATGTATACAGGCAAGCATTGTTACAAGATCAACAATAGATAAGTTTGTCAACACTAATTCAAGGCCTTAGTTTTCTAATAATACACAACTGCAAGCAACtacatattattttgataacAAATTCATAATTAACTACAACATTTTAATAACTAcagattttaatatattttatcgaCATGCCTGACTGAGTTATGagtgatattgataaaattacccaattaaataatttgtttgtgaAATACCCAATTATTTCCTGAATTCGAGCATGCACCTTTTTGCAGCGGATTCTCTGATATTTGTTTctattaaatcaaaaataaatttaaagagaCTGATGGTTTAGTAGTCAAACCTTAATGTCGAGAAAAACAGTGACGTCATTAACATTTTCATGGTTATTGTATAGAGAGCGCAATAGGGAAATATTTATGTCAATTGATTGGCTGTTATCAATATGACCATGAaactttaaacaatattaatggGAACACGTATGAAGACTTTCATAGTGTGTATTAATGTATCCTTACAtaggtatgtaaataaatatgaaacatACCCTCTGTGGTGTGAAGATTGGCGCCATCGCATCAAGATCTGTCATAGGGAACTCCACTCCTTTAGTACGCAATTCGTTGTACACCTGCACTACGCCCTGTAAAAATTGACttgttttttacaaaaaatagacACAAACAGCCCAAAGATAAACATAATCTGATATGCTCTCATGTCAAACTTTATCAAGATTGAAATCTATTTACAATGATGAGTAAAAGCAAGAATGAAAACCTACAGAAAACATGACTCATATTCTCAGTTGTAAAATAGTCCAATTCCATTATTTTTGcatattattgtataaaaaagTTGTAGAATACTTAAGGTAGAAGTTCAAGGGTTTATGCCCCAACTGAGACAGAGAAATTAATCAAATAAGATCACAATTATAATACACTAGCttaccgcccgcggcttcgcccacgtggaattttgtctgtcacagaaaacctttatcgcgcgcgtccctgtttcaaaaaccgggataaaaactatctatgtcctttcccgggactcaaactatctctatgccaaagttcatcaaaatcggttcagtggtttaggagtgaaagcaagacagacagacagagttacttttgcatttataatatcagtataGATACTGTCTTATTGACCATATACTAGTAGGTACTGATTTTTATCATTTAGGTATTGTTATGGAAATccagaaatccttgggggagacctttgtccagcaatggacgttatttggctgaaacaaatgaACAAACAAATTTTTAGTATATTACAATAACACACCTGCAATTCAGGTTGGTTCTGGAAAGCATCGGCCCAGCATTGGATAAGACTCAAGACTTTCTCTTGCACTACTGTCGGAGGATCATTTTTGGGGCCAATGAGTTTTacctgaaaacaaaaaatattccgTTAAAAACAATTCAATCATTTAGCTCCTACTTAACTCCTATGTATTGTAGCAACTACTTGATTATAAAAGCTAAATGTGTGAGTTTAGTTAAAACTATGGTGATTTAACTGCCATTTAAGTAAAAGTTTATCAACAATTTTAAGTGCGGAGACACAAATGGGCCTTTTACTATCTTGGCAAACAtgaaaatatgattttaattgGTCTACCAACAATTGACCAACTAGAGAATGATAAAATATATATCTTTGGTCAAAATAATTTAGTAGAGCCTACTAAAGATGACACCTAAAGTAAATTATTGCATAATCTTACACAACTATTCCATTTAAGAACATACTTAGAGAATTGGTCTTAAAAACCAGTTCTTATCATAGAAACTAGTTTTATTGCTCTTTATAGGTATTTGTCAACCTTACAAGGTTACATTAATAATACACAATACTTAGAGTGGTATTCATTTCAATGGTTTTTACTgtgcttcataaaataaaaactattttattgtaaatcaGACAGAAATACAAAGAAAAAAGTTATTTCAAGGCAAAATTAAAAGGCATCTATCTTTAGCATCTTTTGTctgtttttatgtaaaattcCAATATTTAATATCAAACATTTCATCAGATATAAACAAAGATACTGAGTCACGTTCATTGACACTAACATTTGTTTGATAACAATGTATTGTTAAGAAGTGACTTTGTGACAACGTCTGATTATGAGAAGGTACAAGGGCgtaatgatatttttaaaatggcaAGGTTTGTAAAGAACTGTTAATTTACAATGCCTAGAGGGAGTTATTTTAGCCGTACATTATAATAAACTAGGTACCTATTCTTCAATGACTGAAAATTTTCGAACAAAGTATgtttcaaaattgaataaaaatatactcACCAGTTCAGAAATGAACTCCTTGTGACAAACCAGAGCATGGAAAGCCTTTCCACAATTTTTCACACAGGTTTCCAGAACAGTCAACGAGTACATGACAACAGTATAGTTCTTGCCAGCACTTTGTGTCAACCGTTTCCTTATGGCTTTAACTGCATCCTTCGGCCCATCGGTACTGCTGTTTATTATATCACATATTTCCATATTAAGAGCCCAATTTTCGGAGGGTAACGAGCCATCTGTAGCTTGTTCTGCGAAAAAATAGTTTATTGGACTTTTCAATCAAAGGGTCAAActaatttattactttgtgtGCAATGACGTACAGAGCAATAAAATTAAACCACCATATCTCCATAACCATAACTGCCTCTCTTTTTGTCTCCTCGAAGTAAATGATATCTCAATCAACAAAGAGAAAACCAGATTATATGGTgcgcaacaaaaatattttagtgcTAGTCACGAGAAAAGACTTCCTTCCTCAATATTTTCCTCGAGAGGCTTTTTAAATTGAATATCTAGGTACACTTACCAATTTTTTGACCCACCGGCGTAGAAAAGGGATTTCCTACCCCAAAGAAGgacatttttacaaaataatcaaagaatttatgaaaaagatttcacCGATTTCACTTGTCACCACAAAACTGACTGacgtaaaaactaaaaatacagaTAAAAAAGATACCTGTCAAATTTTATCGATTAAATCGATTGTTTCAATTAGAATCGTAACTTGATTAATTGAATCATGTGAATTTCAAAAATACAGGCTGTCACAGAAAAATGTAATAAGTTAGAGCTTTAAATGAAGTATACCCATAGTTTTCTAACAGAACACGAACAAACTAGAAGTTATCTCAGAGAATCAACATGTTGCCAAAGaatgaagaaataataaaattgatagaAAAACAACGTTCATCTTCCGAGAGGAGACCGGAGTAGACCTATAAAAGTAGCTCTTTACCATAACTACGTAGTAACTATGGTTACCTTGAatgtttatttgtcaatcaataataacaacaacaaagCTTATTTCCTTGCACACTTTATTACCTACTATTCAATAATGGGTGAAAAGAAGAACTTAAATTGTTTAATTATACATCCAGACATCGAGCCAGGTGTTATAGACAATGCTATGCTTACGCGATGTATTTTGGAATACGGTAAGTAACTTCCGTACAATCTTAATCCATTCTTAATCCGTCTATCTTCCGTACCCTAAGCACAGCCCTTTATTATTTGTATATTGAGTCCTTCCATAAAAGTAGCGTGCCATATACTTATTACCTACCTTGTGGTTAATAAATAGATATCTCGTTAGAAGAACAGGTTCCTATtgagataggtacctacctactaatgtTTTCATAACATAGGCCCCACTGAGGAAGCTGGAAGGCTGTTTGCTGAAGAAGGAGTCCACCTAGACGAAGCTCCTGTGGTGCGCCTTGAATTCCAAAACATTTTAAGAATAGACCATCTCTGGATGCTCACGTCTCTCACAAAACTGACTCTAGCCCATAACTTGATAGAAAGAATCGAAAACCTAGAGCAGCTGACCGGCCTTAATGAGTTAGATTTATCCTTCAACAAAATAGAGAAAATAGAAAATCTTGATGCGCTGGTGAACCTCGAAGTGCTGACTCTATTCCACAATAAAATCAGGAAGATGGAGAATTTGGATTGTCTGGAAAAATTACTCGTATTCAGTATCGGCGATAATTTGATTGAGGATTATAAAGAGGTAAGAGTGCACGCTACATGGTATGGGAATGATGACTGTAATACCGCTTAGCACTCCTCCTTGCCTCAGAAAAGCGCTGAAGGGCTAAAAAAGGTGAACACCAGACCACCGCAGCACCTAGAGCTActaaaattacctacctaccactTTCTTAGCTTACTTACTTACATCGTTTCTTTCGTTAACTTCTAGCATGATTATGTATTATGTGTGCAGTTCATTATTTCAATTCTTTAATTCACACAGATGGCTTACATGCGCAGATTTCGAAAACTTCGTTCAGTGAGCTTCAAAGGAAATCCATGCTGTGATGACCCAATGGCTTATCAGTTTCTTAAATCAGCACTCACCAGAGTCACGTATTTGGATTACAAACTTGTCACCGAGGAAGAAAGGGAATATGGAAGGGCTTTATTCaggtaaaaaaatgtaataaaaatgttattgtttaaaaaggGAGTTCAAAACGAGGCATCATATCATCGTCCACTTCTTTTCTAAACGTGGCTGACCGAAATTGGGTATAATCATATCATATCATATCATCAGTAGGTACTTtccacataaaaatatttattaatgtgtACTCTCAGAGGGCTGCTAAGAAAACTGGATGAACAGGATGAGAAATCAGAAAAAGAGAGACTCGCCAAAGAAGAATACGAGGCCAAAGTGGAATTCTACGCCCTTTCCTTCGTCGAGTATTTGAGTGGACCGGAGCTGTTGGAGTCAATGTTTGAGAAAGACCCTGACGGCTCGTTGCTGCTGCAAGTGGGCGGAGAACTCATAGGATTTTATgaacagtaaataaattaatgtattaaatatcAAATTTAGTTCATGGCTATTGCTTGATGCACCGCCAATTCAAAATTTCAGATACAAAGAACAATATGTAGAAACGATGGCAGGGTTAGTGGAATTCGCACAAGGAGCTTACACTACTAGACAAAACGAAATCAAACTCTTCAAGGACCTTGTGGACAATGCCCTGGAAGACAGCGTTCAGAAGAGCAAAGAGTAAGTTAGGTTGATCCATTACCTGATGTGTAAGGATATAGCTATTATAACCATTCTAATCTACGGGGAtacacgttcgttcgttttagcaaaatgacgtccacctGGACAAGCCTCCTCAAGGACTTCCGCAACGAACGACAGGCCTACGCTGCCCGTATCCTCATTCACCGAAATAGACGCAGATAATGACTCGTCTGATTCATTTAATTTGCATTCCAACAGTGTTGTATCAAACTTCGAAGCAAAGAAGAAACCGTTAGTAGACCAGATGAACGAGATAATCCGCAAGTTTACCTCTAAGCAGGCGACGATAGAACAGCTCGAGCCCCAGTTGATGGACTTGGGGGAAGCGTTTAACGACGCGTTGTACGAACTGTGGAAGAGCCTGATGAGTATTGAGATGCAGCTGTATGAAAGATGCGAGGTAACTAGGTACCTTAattgaatctatttatttatttattgtacaaGAAAACCAACGTCATAACATGTAGGTAGTTTGGTGGACTTACATAATTAAACAGGAAATGACTTAAGTATTCAGGCACAAGTACAATTACCTACAGAAAAAATAAATTCGCAAATGACCTTCGCACTTTAACACCTGTCATGTCTTCATGTATTAACTATCTCACATAACATTAGCGTGGTTATGAGCATTTTGCTTATCTActaatataagtacctactacctacccACTACTAATATGAGTATTTAAAACGTTTCGCCCATAACAACAGAATAAGtagatttttcaaatattaaaatgatttattttacaGGAGTCCCGAGTCCAGTTCTCGGTGAACATGACCGAAATGATCACGAAGTTGATGGAGGTGTCTCGTAATGCGTTCGGCGCGTGGCGGGAGAACGAGGGCGTCTGGTCCATGAGGCAGTTCGAGTCGCTGTCCAAGCTGCTGGGAAACAAGATCATGCTGGGCGATGCGCCGCCGGAGCTCTTTGAGGTGGAGATTTCTAGCCCTCTAGAAAAGTAGCAAAATGTGACACTTGTAATttctaagactaggcgcagaccaccgacttttagtcggccgatagttgggcccgattctaatttgtatgaagaatcaatcggtgtaatgtgcgcacttccatacatgcccaactaaactatcagccgacaaaaaatcggtgatctgcgcctaggctgCCCTTCACGGGCGAATTACCTAACTAACAAAAACTGCCTTAGCGATGGGATTTCAAAATTACAACTGTCTTTTGTCACTTGTTGCGGCTGAATAACAAATTCTGACAGGTTCAGGTTGCTTGTTTAGAATCGAGCTAAGATTCTGAACAAACATCTTGTTATTCTGCAAACATCCTGTGATCAGTAATCGTAAAATGCTGATTTGCATCATAGAAAAACGAAATTTATTCGTAAACAATGTGGTAAACAAGATGTACCTAGTATGTAATGCATTGAAATGAAATTCACCTCCTCCTTCACCCTGTCTAGACACTTGCGAAAACTTTCCACGGCACAACCTCACGTTGTGACATCCATTATACTTTTTTGACCTTAAGAATGATGAAAGTTCGTATGGCTGCAAGCGTAAGACATTCTTTTACTTACATCACCATGAAATTCTTAGATAATGATGGACCGCGACGCCATGATGAATCTGGTGGCGCAGTCGTCGGACAACCACATGCGCTTCATCGACGCCCGCGAGGATCTGCTGGTGACCCGCGCGAACAACTGGCGCGACGACCTGGTGCAGGGGGCTAACGAGTAAGTGATTATGATCTTAGCAAAAAGGATTATATGTGTGTTTGATTTTTATACTTGATCAAacaagggttgattctactgctcaatTAATCTTACCAGCACTAAAGCTGAGATAAAATATAcgaacaaataataataatttattgtgcaTAAATTGAGTAGTagaatcttttttatttatcaacgATAAAaacaaacaccctgtattaccaTTTGTCTTCTTTTTGAACCATCACCATAGTGGCTTGGCACTATGTAGCGTTTCAGCTTGCTTGATGATCATtgctattttcattattttttatccGGACCGGAAGTTGAAAGCAGCGCGGGAGTTATTGCTTTCAACTTCCGGTCTGGAACGGAAACGGAACCATCGGGGTTTCGGTTTCTACATTGCATTGTTGCGTGTTTTTTTCGTTTGCTTTACAAGTCTGCATGTATGGGTGCGGTGTATTGTATGTttattaaatattgtatttGGTGTTTTACTAGGTATTCACTAgtgttttagtatttttttaagtaggtactatcggGAGCAGTGTTAaacgggtccatattcggttgcataaaaaatagtcataatttaagagtgcataaagttttttggcatactcatcatttcgcataacgttcatacagaataaatcataaggcatatatttttttgccataaccacttttattataataatattttagtatatattttttctgtattcttgtatttttaataacgatttctaggcataacatttattggcatctaaaccaatgccataaatattaccattcataatatacaaaataccataattttaacaaatatgaaatataaaaatgttatacatataaaatataagttaacaaatgtaaatagacaagcaagcatgcaagcaagcagcaagcatgcaagcaagctgcaaggaagcatgtaagcatgcatgcaagcaagtatgcaaacaagcaagcctgcaagcaagcagcaagcaagcatgcaagcaagcagcaagcatgcaatcatgcagcaagcacgcaagcatgcaagcaagcagcaagcaagcagcaagcaagcatgcaagcaagcagcaaggaaacatgcatgcaagcaagcaagcaagcaaggatgcaagcaagcattaggattgccttatctccggcgctgcgggaagtgcggtccctccgctctggcgtaacatatacccggcatgccatgctcgcttccgcagcttcggcttgctggtcgccttcggcgaccagcctcagccgctccagctcgcacggctgccagatatatgttacagcgagcgaggaccgcactccctccgcgcctccggcttttaaattgcactctagtatagggcagactagtaccacgtggaagagaccacggccagtcgggatcaacataatttcagaccaggcaagcttaatgttgtaaaagaaatgtggactgtataatatgtgcgttataatagataagagggattcgagatcaaacagaatgtatttttacGAGCTTAGAGACAGgttaaaaattaagaacaaaaatttagtttttgcaaatctataggccgaaagagtataaaagtGGAAGGAGgctcgttcgcaacatcacaaatacataattatttactcttcaatgttggttgctcttatctaagacaatatttatgactttaaatgttataaataattaaattacgtttatagtattttattaaaaacaaactttatgtatataaaaattatgttctttacatttatgattatttaaattatggtattgaaaattagagaaagttattattatgcctaagaaatcattatgcatttagaaaactatgcatatcaaagtttatgcgaaaaaactttatgcaaatactgttatgccaaactaaattatgatgaaaaatgttatgcgtctgagagggcacccgtgttaaactgcccattgccggtcatgtcgtctcgttcttacgcaaagaatcaccatttgatgagagcgagagcaaaaacggaaatggatagttaacactgtcgCCGTGTGTACATACCATGAAGCTTCATGGTACATACTAAGCACGAAATGAACTGCCTATGCCCGCCAATCTTTACTTACGCAGCTTACGCTATTTTTTTCAGTAACGAAGTAAAGCGCAACCGGGACCGTATACTGGAGATAAACTTCTTCATCGACAACCAAAGGGAGGAGTGGACCGATATGCAGATGGGCTTGACTGAGGCAGTGGACCCTGAGACGGCGGCTTTGCTCGGCGACGACTTTTGAATGCcttcattatttatttcgtattttaaatataattttatacggtcgaaattgttttatttctgaaactagcttttgcccgcggcttcacccgcgtgtaattcacagatcggcataaattataacctactagctttccgcccgcggcttcgcccgcgtggaattttgtctgtcacagaaaaactttatcgcgcgcgtccctgtttcaaaaaccgggataaaaactatcctatgttctttcccgggactcaaactatctctatgccaaatttcatcaaaatcggttgcgaggtttaagcgggaaagcgtaacagacagacagacagacagagttactttcgcatttataatattagttgggatatgtTAAACTgggttaaaaacaataatactataaagtttcaacaaaatccgttcagtagtttttgcgtgaaagggtaacaaacatccagacatccaaactttcgcatttataatattagtaggattatttgctttgtttattaACTGATTAAAAAAAGGAGGTTCTCCATTTGAACCATAATGTTGGGTTGGGTTAATGTTGTGTGTATGTAGTG
The DNA window shown above is from Ostrinia nubilalis chromosome 13, ilOstNubi1.1, whole genome shotgun sequence and carries:
- the LOC135077663 gene encoding dynein regulatory complex subunit 3 — translated: MGEKKNLNCLIIHPDIEPGVIDNAMLTRCILEYGPTEEAGRLFAEEGVHLDEAPVVRLEFQNILRIDHLWMLTSLTKLTLAHNLIERIENLEQLTGLNELDLSFNKIEKIENLDALVNLEVLTLFHNKIRKMENLDCLEKLLVFSIGDNLIEDYKEMAYMRRFRKLRSVSFKGNPCCDDPMAYQFLKSALTRVTYLDYKLVTEEEREYGRALFRGLLRKLDEQDEKSEKERLAKEEYEAKVEFYALSFVEYLSGPELLESMFEKDPDGSLLLQVGGELIGFYEQYKEQYVETMAGLVEFAQGAYTTRQNEIKLFKDLVDNALEDSVQKSKDVVSNFEAKKKPLVDQMNEIIRKFTSKQATIEQLEPQLMDLGEAFNDALYELWKSLMSIEMQLYERCEESRVQFSVNMTEMITKLMEVSRNAFGAWRENEGVWSMRQFESLSKLLGNKIMLGDAPPELFEIMMDRDAMMNLVAQSSDNHMRFIDAREDLLVTRANNWRDDLVQGANDNEVKRNRDRILEINFFIDNQREEWTDMQMGLTEAVDPETAALLGDDF